One region of uncultured Methanolobus sp. genomic DNA includes:
- a CDS encoding protein-glutamate O-methyltransferase CheR yields the protein MLETVGKNEDQYYEILKNLIQKNLGFNSNQYKDSHFKRRIDVRLRATNTKSYKEYVELLQSDRNEYPELMETLTVNVTNFFRNPEVYDIVEKEILPAIIKSKTGGLRSIRIWSAGCSIGVEAYSIAMLLNHLLGKDFTKYNIKITGTDIDKESLLKAQNGIYSDAEMKDVRPLFLKKYFTHEDGKYIISDELKKITQFKKQDLISGPKMTGFDAVFCRNVTIYFQKELQEQLYMNFYDALGKDGFFVMGKTETLIGPSKDKFNSYNSKERIYRK from the coding sequence ATGCTTGAAACCGTTGGGAAAAATGAAGATCAATATTACGAAATACTGAAAAACCTTATCCAGAAAAATCTGGGATTTAATTCAAACCAGTATAAGGATTCTCACTTCAAAAGAAGAATCGATGTCAGATTGCGTGCAACAAATACCAAGAGTTACAAAGAATATGTGGAATTGCTGCAAAGTGACAGGAACGAGTATCCGGAACTCATGGAAACACTTACAGTAAATGTTACTAATTTCTTCAGGAATCCTGAAGTATATGATATCGTTGAAAAAGAAATACTGCCTGCAATTATTAAGTCAAAAACAGGTGGCCTGCGTTCAATAAGAATATGGAGTGCAGGATGCTCCATCGGAGTAGAAGCATATTCCATAGCAATGCTACTGAACCACTTACTTGGAAAAGATTTCACTAAATATAATATCAAAATAACAGGAACTGACATCGATAAAGAAAGTCTTCTCAAGGCACAGAACGGCATATATTCCGATGCAGAAATGAAGGATGTGAGGCCTCTTTTCCTTAAGAAATACTTTACCCATGAAGATGGAAAATACATAATATCAGATGAACTCAAAAAGATAACACAGTTTAAGAAACAGGATCTTATATCCGGACCAAAGATGACTGGATTTGATGCGGTATTCTGCAGAAACGTTACTATTTACTTCCAGAAAGAGCTGCAGGAGCAGCTCTATATGAACTTTTACGATGCCCTTGGAAAAGATGGCTTCTTTGTGATGGGAAAGACTGAGACATTAATCGGACCCTCAAAGGACAAGTTCAACTCTTACAATTCCAAGGAGAGAATCTATCGGAAATGA
- a CDS encoding chemotaxis protein CheC: MNIVLDKFYYDALNEVGNIGMGNATTALSQLVGKSIKVSGSSLTLLKDKDISEKLNYEKVGAIVRVMGDMNGGFILILGKNHSDVLADMLLKDSAEEDKYMKLSAFIEVANILAGSYYNALSKFLDLSIIPSIPIISEGTTDEIFEKAKRHMSGKIDHVFGLTTLFEIRGEDEYHSLSGDMYMLLDTASLQSIIDRIEEMRTR; this comes from the coding sequence ATGAATATAGTACTTGATAAGTTCTATTACGATGCATTAAATGAAGTGGGAAATATCGGGATGGGAAATGCAACAACTGCACTTTCACAACTTGTGGGAAAGTCAATAAAGGTCAGCGGATCATCCCTCACATTGCTCAAAGACAAGGATATTTCAGAGAAACTGAACTATGAGAAGGTAGGAGCCATAGTCAGGGTAATGGGAGATATGAATGGTGGATTCATACTGATCCTTGGAAAAAATCATTCTGATGTCCTGGCTGATATGCTTCTTAAAGATAGTGCTGAAGAAGACAAATACATGAAGCTATCGGCATTCATTGAGGTTGCAAATATCCTTGCCGGCAGTTATTATAATGCACTCTCCAAATTCCTGGACCTTTCGATTATACCTTCAATTCCTATTATATCCGAAGGTACGACCGATGAGATATTTGAAAAAGCGAAAAGACACATGAGCGGAAAAATCGATCACGTCTTTGGCCTGACAACCCTGTTTGAGATCAGAGGGGAAGATGAGTACCATAGCCTGAGTGGTGATATGTATATGCTTCTGGATACGGCTTCATTGCAGTCAATCATCGACAGGATAGAAGAAATGCGTACGAGATAA
- a CDS encoding chemotaxis protein CheC, giving the protein MSRQLDNFLTDAFKEIGSIGMGNATTSLSRLIEKRVQLNLSDARLFEPSAIVDMIPDSITMTSIMIPVHGDLNGLAMLLFEFGNAVYLSNLLLQSIEHEDDPSIYESALLETGNIIAGSYLNSLASFLNLKIMHSVPDISIGTIDEILEKGLARMQNEPEGILNIETMFMVYSSEKDVGAGTIYGDMFLLLDGESLDRMQNSIHEMLK; this is encoded by the coding sequence ATGAGCAGACAGCTTGATAATTTTCTTACTGATGCATTCAAGGAGATAGGCAGCATCGGAATGGGAAATGCCACTACTTCCCTGTCCCGGCTTATTGAGAAAAGGGTGCAGTTAAATCTTTCAGATGCCCGTTTGTTTGAGCCGTCTGCTATTGTTGACATGATACCGGATTCGATTACGATGACTAGCATAATGATCCCGGTACACGGTGATCTTAATGGTCTTGCAATGCTTTTGTTCGAGTTTGGTAATGCTGTTTATCTTAGTAATCTGTTGTTGCAGAGTATTGAGCATGAGGACGACCCGAGTATCTATGAGTCTGCACTACTTGAAACCGGAAATATTATCGCAGGTTCTTACCTGAATTCTCTGGCATCGTTCCTGAACCTCAAAATTATGCATTCTGTCCCGGACATCAGTATTGGTACTATTGATGAGATACTGGAAAAAGGACTGGCAAGGATGCAGAATGAACCTGAAGGGATACTGAACATTGAGACGATGTTTATGGTATATTCATCTGAAAAGGACGTAGGAGCCGGTACGATCTATGGTGATATGTTCCTTCTGCTGGATGGTGAATCATTAGACAGGATGCAGAATTCCATCCATGAAATGCTGAAATGA
- a CDS encoding DUF3795 domain-containing protein: protein MLTPEITLTHIIFISISLACGLAAIYFWVKVYFETKKGSIAWLLLALTAIFLITSSIFPSIAIGSQDADITELVFLFLGFWSAVYTSIFAAAGFLMLQAFKTIPREKLGDFLIEGMVFTKPVESENDMEELPEVEQMSKLLSRSTLIEYTPKTRYEDSVIEICLRLYGEMVNTVLVSTQPRTAMYKEKIGDLMDIGAMKFIEISSTSKSVTNEDGIIKLPADEIEKFFELTSKLPEGCAIIFEPMTQFILKDGEQKTYDFMSEMVERFSDNELLLVGLINKDAHDAQTVSRFEGLFLNLADEKDARIRVIKGGKEEYVRFYVGEKFFMEQDVEVILEEKKVEF from the coding sequence ATGTTAACTCCGGAAATAACTTTAACACATATAATTTTCATATCCATATCGCTTGCGTGTGGATTGGCAGCCATATACTTCTGGGTGAAGGTCTATTTTGAAACGAAGAAAGGATCTATTGCCTGGTTACTCCTTGCACTTACGGCTATTTTTCTCATTACATCCTCAATATTCCCTTCCATTGCTATTGGTTCCCAGGATGCAGACATTACTGAACTTGTTTTCCTGTTCCTTGGTTTCTGGAGTGCTGTCTACACCAGCATATTTGCAGCTGCCGGGTTTTTAATGCTCCAGGCATTTAAAACAATCCCAAGGGAAAAACTTGGGGATTTCCTGATTGAGGGAATGGTGTTCACAAAACCCGTGGAATCCGAAAATGACATGGAAGAACTGCCGGAAGTAGAACAGATGTCTAAACTACTCAGCAGGTCAACACTTATCGAATATACACCAAAAACCAGATATGAGGATTCTGTAATTGAGATATGCCTTCGTCTTTACGGGGAAATGGTAAACACTGTTCTGGTGTCCACACAGCCACGTACTGCAATGTACAAAGAGAAGATTGGAGACCTGATGGATATAGGTGCAATGAAATTCATCGAAATATCTTCTACAAGCAAAAGTGTGACCAATGAAGATGGAATCATAAAATTGCCTGCAGACGAGATTGAAAAATTCTTTGAACTTACAAGCAAGCTTCCTGAGGGCTGTGCTATTATCTTTGAACCTATGACCCAGTTTATCCTTAAAGACGGTGAACAGAAGACCTATGATTTCATGTCTGAAATGGTAGAGCGGTTCTCTGACAATGAATTGCTTCTGGTAGGTCTGATCAATAAAGATGCACATGACGCCCAGACAGTATCCAGATTCGAAGGTCTTTTCCTGAACCTTGCAGACGAGAAAGATGCAAGAATCCGCGTCATAAAAGGAGGAAAAGAGGAGTATGTCAGGTTCTATGTCGGAGAGAAATTTTTCATGGAACAGGACGTTGAGGTCATACTTGAAGAAAAAAAGGTTGAGTTCTAA
- a CDS encoding DUF2149 domain-containing protein, producing MKRKSRRRLIDNEDEQNPLTGVANLFDIAMVFSVALLVALVMSYQLPELLDPNEDITIVKNPGQQDMKIIIKDEGKPIEVLNMTDEVGGGTGEALGTAYRLADGRVIYVPEDTADASETN from the coding sequence TTGAAGCGAAAAAGCCGAAGAAGACTTATAGATAATGAAGATGAGCAAAATCCTCTTACCGGGGTTGCTAATCTGTTTGATATAGCCATGGTGTTCTCAGTCGCTCTTCTTGTAGCTCTTGTAATGTCATACCAGCTACCTGAATTACTGGACCCGAATGAGGATATAACCATTGTCAAGAATCCGGGACAGCAGGATATGAAAATCATAATCAAGGACGAGGGTAAGCCAATTGAGGTCCTGAACATGACAGATGAAGTAGGAGGAGGAACAGGCGAAGCACTTGGAACAGCATACAGGCTGGCTGACGGGAGAGTAATTTATGTCCCTGAAGACACTGCCGATGCTTCTGAAACTAATTGA
- a CDS encoding DUF2162 domain-containing protein codes for MDIAYSIVIGILLSILVFGIKTGAGCGFSSIGYKKILLLGGTYFVISLIMGSLTGFIDTQGLQDIAGKGMIVHSILAILLISVGIYTNKKWNCGCDVSKHTFVLLSLPCPVCLAALFLSCMILVTTFEISGLLVGLLVGLVFFISVVSSAYLFRKMGKKPDTLGNIMVFLGLFYMLSILLIPSFIKMQSMNITPISSESVGIMPFLVFGTFILTGYIIEKIRRNS; via the coding sequence ATGGATATTGCTTATTCTATTGTGATCGGTATATTGTTATCAATCCTTGTATTCGGAATAAAAACCGGAGCAGGATGTGGTTTTTCAAGTATAGGATATAAAAAGATATTATTGCTCGGAGGGACTTATTTCGTAATATCCCTGATTATGGGTTCACTTACCGGATTTATAGATACCCAGGGATTGCAGGATATTGCAGGAAAAGGCATGATAGTGCACTCAATTCTTGCAATCCTTCTCATAAGTGTGGGAATCTATACAAACAAAAAATGGAATTGTGGGTGTGACGTATCAAAACATACCTTTGTACTGCTTTCACTACCCTGTCCCGTATGTCTGGCAGCCTTATTCCTATCCTGCATGATCCTGGTTACAACCTTTGAAATAAGCGGACTACTTGTAGGACTGCTTGTGGGGCTTGTATTTTTCATATCAGTAGTAAGTTCTGCCTACCTTTTCAGGAAAATGGGCAAAAAACCCGATACACTTGGAAATATAATGGTTTTCCTGGGACTTTTTTATATGCTGAGCATCCTGCTGATCCCGTCATTTATCAAAATGCAGTCAATGAACATAACACCGATCTCCAGTGAAAGCGTGGGAATAATGCCTTTCCTTGTATTCGGGACATTCATCCTGACAGGATACATAATAGAGAAGATAAGGAGGAATTCATAA
- a CDS encoding chemotaxis protein CheC, translated as MKHKISSLSELQVSALREIVNIGVGNAVTSLSKMIETGVNIEVPDFKVELIEDVPEVLGGAANVVSGVIMQVNGDIDGYIMMMLPEDAARTICEIITHEENADILTPLNQSLIEEVGHILAGSYVSSLSDFLGLNIKISTPMQTFDMLGAIIDQILIEMSQKVKHALLFDTLFIIQGNRTDGFFLTLFDPDSMDTILDRIDKMI; from the coding sequence ATGAAACATAAGATATCAAGCCTGAGTGAGTTACAGGTAAGTGCCTTAAGGGAAATTGTAAACATTGGTGTTGGTAATGCTGTAACCTCGCTTTCCAAAATGATAGAAACAGGAGTAAATATAGAAGTTCCTGACTTTAAGGTAGAGCTTATCGAAGATGTTCCCGAGGTTCTCGGAGGAGCTGCCAATGTCGTATCAGGCGTCATTATGCAGGTCAATGGTGACATTGACGGATACATCATGATGATGCTTCCGGAAGATGCAGCCCGGACGATATGTGAAATAATCACACATGAAGAAAATGCGGATATTCTTACACCTCTGAACCAATCACTCATTGAAGAAGTCGGACATATATTGGCAGGCTCTTATGTAAGCTCACTATCTGATTTTCTGGGGCTGAACATAAAAATCTCCACGCCGATGCAGACTTTTGACATGCTGGGTGCCATAATCGACCAGATACTGATTGAAATGAGCCAGAAAGTCAAACATGCACTTCTTTTTGACACTCTGTTCATAATTCAGGGCAACAGGACCGATGGATTTTTCCTCACATTGTTTGACCCTGATTCCATGGACACCATACTTGACCGTATTGATAAAATGATCTGA
- a CDS encoding DUF2023 family protein: MMRNVDESILRAYTHGNMQVLRQHIYEYQKGLRDLILHTTKSYLEDDVTRLLDKKDVSYMIQRASDSKINVFFGDRKCINILRKIGDKRLSDYTDEEDFILGIMLGYDRLQQCDRYLKRKNKSMKIELLA, translated from the coding sequence ATGATGAGAAATGTAGACGAAAGTATCCTAAGAGCATACACCCATGGTAATATGCAGGTTTTAAGGCAGCACATATATGAATACCAGAAAGGCCTGAGAGACCTTATACTTCATACTACCAAAAGTTATCTTGAGGATGATGTCACCAGGCTCCTTGATAAAAAGGATGTCAGCTACATGATACAAAGAGCATCTGACAGCAAGATAAATGTGTTTTTCGGAGACCGGAAATGTATTAATATACTTCGCAAAATCGGTGATAAGAGACTTTCAGACTACACTGATGAAGAGGATTTCATACTTGGAATTATGCTGGGATATGACCGTTTACAACAATGTGACCGTTACCTGAAGCGGAAAAACAAAAGTATGAAAATTGAACTTTTAGCATAA
- a CDS encoding GntP family permease, with amino-acid sequence MQPIIIFFLSLGIILFLTAKLRLHPFIGLILTSVITGILAGEASTIIETITSGMGKVFSHFAIIIASGSIIGLILHRTGGAKLIASDIIIISKKPLLGLNILGFIFAVPLMCCILAYVIFIPVAREIRIREGLPKVLTASALVFGTLASYNLVYPSPVVYSAVYELGIDSSDILIPGIIIAFIVSVIGYFYAVRFCKTGGISDITIDTDTENGNIKTPGRIAAYSPIAIPVALILADVFTNIPLFGILGEPDMALLIGVVMAIVFAYRQYTFDSVRQWIEKAIKRSGVVILDMCGGGALGATLAMTGVGQEIGDYLAVLPLPAILVPFLIAVAIQSVQGSRVVTMLVAPSIVIPLVPVLGLPPEIVLFSMASGTFLISHFNDPFFWIYKDLAGLETSEVLRSYTLGGAVMGISSLIFTEIAYLFFY; translated from the coding sequence ATGCAACCTATAATCATTTTTTTTTTGTCTTTAGGTATCATACTCTTCCTTACCGCAAAACTCAGACTACATCCTTTTATCGGACTTATTCTCACATCTGTCATAACCGGAATACTTGCAGGTGAGGCATCTACAATAATTGAGACGATCACAAGTGGAATGGGAAAAGTATTTTCACATTTTGCTATAATTATCGCATCAGGAAGTATCATAGGTCTAATACTGCACAGAACAGGTGGAGCAAAACTAATTGCCAGCGATATAATAATAATCTCAAAAAAGCCACTTTTAGGACTGAATATACTTGGTTTCATCTTTGCTGTGCCACTTATGTGCTGCATCCTTGCCTATGTGATATTCATTCCGGTTGCAAGAGAGATAAGGATCAGGGAAGGATTGCCAAAGGTCCTCACAGCATCAGCACTTGTCTTTGGGACGCTGGCATCGTATAATCTTGTTTATCCATCTCCGGTTGTTTATTCAGCTGTTTATGAATTGGGCATTGATAGCAGCGATATACTGATTCCCGGAATTATAATTGCGTTTATTGTTTCTGTTATTGGATACTTCTATGCTGTGAGATTCTGCAAAACGGGAGGAATCAGTGATATCACAATTGACACTGATACAGAAAATGGGAATATCAAAACACCTGGCAGAATTGCTGCTTATTCTCCAATTGCCATTCCTGTTGCACTTATCCTTGCAGATGTGTTCACAAACATTCCCCTGTTTGGTATTCTGGGTGAACCTGACATGGCACTGCTGATCGGAGTTGTCATGGCAATAGTCTTTGCTTACAGACAATACACGTTTGATTCAGTAAGGCAGTGGATTGAGAAAGCAATTAAAAGAAGTGGAGTGGTCATTCTGGATATGTGTGGTGGTGGAGCTCTCGGTGCCACCCTGGCAATGACAGGAGTTGGACAGGAAATTGGAGATTACCTCGCAGTATTGCCGTTGCCTGCGATACTCGTTCCTTTCCTCATTGCCGTTGCAATTCAGAGTGTCCAGGGTTCCCGTGTTGTTACAATGCTGGTTGCACCTTCAATAGTAATTCCACTAGTACCGGTTCTTGGTTTACCGCCTGAGATCGTGCTTTTTTCAATGGCTTCGGGGACGTTCCTTATATCTCATTTCAATGATCCGTTCTTCTGGATATACAAGGATCTGGCTGGACTGGAGACTTCCGAGGTTCTGAGAAGTTACACGTTGGGTGGGGCTGTGATGGGCATTTCCAGCCTGATTTTTACAGAGATAGCATATCTGTTCTTTTACTGA
- a CDS encoding metal-dependent transcriptional regulator: MMLSRKAENYLKAIMTIESEKGYARIKDIAGAMNVRAPSVTEMVKRLDKEGYVSYVKYGSVNLTSKGNNVARIAENRHVHLKTLLMDIIHVPENIAEKDASVLEQQLHDVTIEKMKKYVRSRRPEL; the protein is encoded by the coding sequence ATGATGCTATCAAGAAAAGCAGAAAACTATTTGAAAGCTATAATGACAATCGAATCCGAAAAGGGCTACGCACGCATAAAGGATATTGCAGGAGCAATGAATGTCAGAGCTCCCAGTGTAACTGAAATGGTAAAAAGACTTGATAAAGAAGGTTATGTAAGTTATGTAAAATACGGAAGTGTTAACCTCACTTCAAAAGGAAATAATGTAGCAAGGATTGCAGAGAACAGGCATGTCCATCTGAAAACACTTCTCATGGACATCATCCACGTACCGGAAAATATTGCAGAAAAGGATGCCAGTGTCCTTGAACAACAACTACATGACGTGACTATTGAAAAAATGAAAAAGTATGTCCGGTCAAGAAGACCGGAGCTCTGA
- a CDS encoding chemotaxis protein CheD (catalyzes the conversion of glutamine residues to glutamate on methyl-accepting chemotaxis receptors), which translates to MIIVGMADSAVAKKPAKLTTLGLGSCVGISLYDKSTGVGGMVHIMLPSIENARSKDNIVKFADTGIPALVDEMIETGAYKHRTTAKIAGGASMFAFNSKTQLNIGERNVAATKVALKELKIPIIAQDTGKNYGRTIILDTENGELTVKSAHRGIKVY; encoded by the coding sequence ATGATAATAGTGGGAATGGCTGACAGTGCTGTTGCAAAAAAGCCTGCAAAACTCACTACCCTCGGACTTGGGTCGTGTGTGGGTATTTCGCTGTATGACAAAAGCACAGGTGTCGGTGGTATGGTGCATATTATGCTGCCAAGCATAGAAAATGCAAGATCAAAGGATAATATCGTGAAATTTGCAGATACAGGTATCCCTGCACTTGTTGATGAGATGATAGAGACTGGTGCGTATAAACACCGGACCACTGCCAAGATAGCTGGTGGTGCCAGCATGTTCGCATTTAATTCCAAAACCCAGCTCAATATAGGGGAAAGAAATGTAGCGGCTACTAAAGTTGCGTTGAAAGAACTGAAAATACCCATTATTGCCCAGGATACCGGGAAGAACTACGGGCGTACAATTATACTTGACACTGAAAACGGAGAACTTACTGTCAAGAGCGCACATAGAGGAATAAAAGTATATTAA
- a CDS encoding MotA/TolQ/ExbB proton channel family protein: MAFESQIFQVLYVFSASLLYPVIITLILLVVFSLSLIGEFLSEYSKRNRDPVNLEQCCAVVRKNIEAMEFKKAAESLQNTRQNYMVTDFAHAASKHLENNMLPSIEWLAQEFEIKMSKRLEQTRIVATISPMLGLMGTLIPLGPALIGLSQGNIEQLANNLMIAFATTVIGLFAGTIGYVLTQIRKRWYWQDMADIDYILETMEVEA, encoded by the coding sequence ATGGCATTCGAATCCCAGATTTTCCAGGTACTGTACGTATTCTCCGCTTCCTTATTGTATCCGGTGATCATCACACTGATCCTGCTAGTCGTTTTTTCTCTGTCCCTGATCGGGGAATTCCTATCCGAATACTCAAAAAGAAATCGTGATCCTGTCAATCTGGAACAATGCTGTGCCGTTGTAAGAAAAAATATCGAAGCAATGGAATTCAAAAAGGCTGCTGAGTCTCTGCAAAATACCAGACAGAACTATATGGTCACAGATTTTGCACATGCAGCCTCGAAACATCTTGAGAATAATATGCTGCCATCCATAGAATGGCTGGCGCAGGAATTTGAGATAAAGATGTCAAAGAGGCTGGAACAGACAAGGATAGTTGCTACCATCTCACCGATGCTGGGACTTATGGGCACCCTTATCCCATTGGGTCCGGCACTTATCGGTCTTTCACAGGGTAATATTGAGCAGCTTGCAAATAATCTTATGATTGCTTTTGCAACAACCGTTATCGGACTTTTCGCAGGAACCATTGGCTATGTTCTCACACAGATCAGAAAGAGATGGTATTGGCAGGACATGGCAGATATAGATTATATTCTTGAGACTATGGAGGTTGAAGCTTGA
- a CDS encoding flavodoxin, producing the protein MTKTIIVYGSTTGSTQTLAEEIESTFSKKEIDAKLVEVTDIVPSELADYDLIVLGCSTWGEGELQDDFIAFEHDMKDLELDGKKAACFGPGDSDYTFFCEAVNILEARLESCGAALVVEGLKIDGDVDGQLDAASEWAEEVIRNMS; encoded by the coding sequence ATGACAAAAACAATAATCGTATATGGCAGTACCACCGGCAGTACACAGACACTTGCAGAAGAAATCGAAAGCACATTCAGCAAGAAGGAAATTGATGCAAAGCTTGTAGAAGTAACGGACATTGTCCCTTCGGAACTTGCAGACTATGACCTGATAGTGCTGGGATGCTCTACCTGGGGAGAAGGAGAATTGCAGGATGATTTCATTGCTTTTGAACACGACATGAAAGACCTGGAACTGGATGGCAAAAAAGCTGCATGCTTTGGTCCCGGCGACAGCGACTATACTTTCTTCTGTGAGGCGGTCAACATTCTTGAGGCACGGCTCGAATCATGTGGAGCAGCACTTGTTGTTGAAGGATTAAAGATCGACGGCGATGTTGACGGTCAGCTTGATGCAGCTTCCGAATGGGCAGAGGAAGTCATCAGGAATATGTCCTGA